The sequence TACGCCAAATTTGATTACTGATTCTGATGATGGACGCCTTGATGGAGATGCAAGATGTCGATATATCGCAATTCTGACTATACGGTGCGTAACGATTCGCACGCTTGACCGATTGATTGTTAATTTTAGAAACCTTTCCCGGGGTTTTACCTAGGATTTTACCGAGATACGCCATGACCACGACCACAATTAAGCAAGAAGACCTTATTGAATCGGTAGCTGCAGCATTGCAATACATCAGCTATTACCATCCAGCGGATTACATTCAGCATTTGGCACGCGCTTACGAGGCGGAGCAAAGTCCGGCCGCCAAAGATGCCATCGCGCAGATTTTGACCAATTCACGTATGTGTGCTGAGGGTAAGCGCCCGATTTGTCAGGACACCGGCATCGTGAACGTTTTCCTAAAAATTGGTATGGACGTGCGCTTTGAAGGTTTTAAAGGTGACATCACGGATGCGGTCAACGAAGGCGTACGTCGTGGTTATCTTCACCCAGACAACGTGCTGCGCGCATCGATCGTGGCGGACCCGCATTTTGAGCGCAAAAACACCAAAGACAACACGCCAGCCGTGGTGCACATGGAGCTGGTGCAGGGTAATACTATTGACGTTCAGATCGCGGCCAAGGGCGGCGGATCTGAGAATAAAAGCAAATTTGTGATGCTCAATCCATCCGATTCACTGGTTGACTGGGTCATGAAGACTGTGCCGACCATGGGCGCCGGCTGGTGTCCGCCGGGAATGCTGGGTATCGGTATCGGCGGTACGGCTGAGCGCGCGATGCTGATGGCGAAGCAAGTGTTGATGGAAGATATCAATATGTACGATTTGCTCAAGCGCGGTCCGGAAAGCAAAACGGAAGAATTACGCATTGAATTGTTCCAGAAAGTAAATGCGCTTGGTATTGGCGCGCAAGGTTTGGGTGGTTTGACCACCGTACTGGATGTCAAGATCATGATGCATCCGACGCATGCAGCATCAAAACCGGTGGCGATGATTCCAAACTGTGCCGCCACGCGCCATGGACATTTTGTTCTGGATGGTTCTGGCCCTGCGTTCATGGAGCCGCCTTCCTTGTCCGACTGGCCAGAAGTGCATTGGATGCCGGACACCGAAAAATCGCTGTCAGTAAATCTTGATACGTTGACTAAAGAAGAGGTTGCATCCTGGAAGCCGGGTCAAACGTTGCTGCTAAACGGCAAGATGCTGACCGGTCGCGATGCAGCACATAAGCGGATTCAGGAGATGCTGGCTAAAGGTGAGAAATTACCAGTCGATTTCACTAACCGCGTGATTTATTACGTTGGTCCTGTTGATCCGGTGCGCGACGAGGCGGTTGGTCCGGCTGGTCCGACGACAGCGACACGGATGGACAAATTTACTGACATGATGCTCGAGCAAACCGGTCTGATTTCGATGATCGGCAAAGCAGAACGTGGCCCGGAAACAATCGCATCGATCAAGAAGCACAAGTCGGCCTATTTAATGGCGGTTGGTGGCGCTGCGT is a genomic window of Glaciimonas sp. CA11.2 containing:
- a CDS encoding fumarate hydratase, translating into MTTTTIKQEDLIESVAAALQYISYYHPADYIQHLARAYEAEQSPAAKDAIAQILTNSRMCAEGKRPICQDTGIVNVFLKIGMDVRFEGFKGDITDAVNEGVRRGYLHPDNVLRASIVADPHFERKNTKDNTPAVVHMELVQGNTIDVQIAAKGGGSENKSKFVMLNPSDSLVDWVMKTVPTMGAGWCPPGMLGIGIGGTAERAMLMAKQVLMEDINMYDLLKRGPESKTEELRIELFQKVNALGIGAQGLGGLTTVLDVKIMMHPTHAASKPVAMIPNCAATRHGHFVLDGSGPAFMEPPSLSDWPEVHWMPDTEKSLSVNLDTLTKEEVASWKPGQTLLLNGKMLTGRDAAHKRIQEMLAKGEKLPVDFTNRVIYYVGPVDPVRDEAVGPAGPTTATRMDKFTDMMLEQTGLISMIGKAERGPETIASIKKHKSAYLMAVGGAAYLVSKAIKSARVLGFADLGMEAIYEFDVKDMPVTVAVDSNGISVHNTGPKEWQAKIQSASLANIPVTAA